A genomic window from Sphingobacterium sp. BN32 includes:
- the ileS gene encoding isoleucine--tRNA ligase has translation MYKEYKQLNLPEIGKEVLKRWGAENIFEKSIVNRPASKPYTFYEGPPSANGMPGIHHVMARAIKDIFCRYKTLKGFQVKRKGGWDTHGLPIELAVEKTLGITKEDIGKKISVEEYNDACRKEVMKYTDVWNDLTEKMGYWVDLEHPYITYENEYIETLWFLLKDLYKKGLLYKGYTIQPYSPAAGTGLSSHELNQPGTYKDVKDTTIVAEFRVDKAQIHPIMDRLVDNENEDVAFIAWTTTPWTLPSNTALVVGKNIDYVKIKTFNQYTGAPVSVVLAKALISKHFKAEGQQVSFQDYKLGDKVIPWEVAAEFKGEELAGLRYHQLMPYITSDELMDKAFRVIIGDFVTTEDGTGIVHAAPTYGGDDFKVARENGVPAILVKDENGKDVPTVDRTGRFVKEITDFAGRFVKEEYYSAEERADKDFRPTDVLIAIKLKEENKAFDVKKYEHTYPHCWRTDKPVLYYPLDSWFIRTTALKDELVALNKTINWKPEATGSGRFGNWLENLVDWNLSRSRYWGTPLPIWRSEDENEEICVGSMPELKALLEAAVQSDALTAEEKAVNQSYLDKFGTDQLDLHRPYVDDIILVSEGGQKLYREPDLIDVWFDSGAMPYAQWGLDYDKLERGEALPFKEEYFSAFPADFIAEGVDQTRGWFFTLHAISTMVRGSVAFKNVVSNGLVLDKNGNKMSKRLGNGVDPFATIEKYSADATRWYMISNAAPWDNLKFNEEGLDEVRRKFFGTLYNTYAFFALYANIDKFSYAEPDIAIDERPEIDRWIISLLNSLSKEVDEYYADYEPTKAARAIQNFVDEHLSNWYVRLCRRRFWKGEYSTDKISAYQTLYTCLDTIAKLISPISPFFADQLYLDLNAATNKEQFESVHLADFPVYHSELVDKALEERMALAQDISSLALSLRKKSGINVRQPLSKIMVPVLDSSFQEKVEKVKDLILSETNIKDIEFITDTTGIIKKKIKPNFKVLGAKVGKDMKTVAAAIQAMSAEQISELEINGNIALTGTEYVISSADVEIIAEDVEGWQVANLGRLTVALDVHITPELKDEGLARELINRIQNLRKDKGFEVTDRIAVTLSQNTEIQQAVDNNFSYICTEILADTLKIDNSLAIGEPIEIDGKNLLLLIEKI, from the coding sequence ATGTACAAGGAATATAAGCAGTTAAACTTACCAGAAATCGGCAAAGAAGTATTGAAACGTTGGGGTGCGGAGAACATCTTTGAGAAAAGTATTGTGAACCGTCCGGCGAGTAAGCCATACACATTTTACGAAGGCCCGCCTTCGGCGAACGGTATGCCAGGCATTCACCACGTTATGGCGCGTGCTATTAAAGATATTTTTTGTCGCTACAAAACCTTAAAGGGATTTCAGGTAAAACGTAAGGGCGGTTGGGATACCCACGGCCTGCCGATTGAGTTGGCTGTTGAAAAAACCTTGGGCATTACCAAAGAGGATATTGGCAAGAAAATCTCGGTTGAGGAGTACAATGATGCCTGCCGCAAGGAGGTAATGAAGTACACCGATGTGTGGAACGACCTTACTGAAAAGATGGGTTACTGGGTTGACCTGGAGCATCCTTACATCACCTACGAAAACGAGTACATCGAAACCTTATGGTTCCTTTTGAAAGACCTTTACAAAAAAGGCTTACTTTACAAGGGCTATACAATCCAACCTTATTCGCCTGCTGCAGGAACAGGTTTAAGTTCGCACGAATTGAACCAACCCGGCACATACAAAGATGTAAAGGACACCACTATTGTGGCTGAGTTCCGCGTGGATAAAGCGCAGATCCATCCGATCATGGATCGACTTGTCGATAACGAGAACGAGGATGTAGCCTTTATCGCTTGGACAACGACACCATGGACGCTTCCGAGCAACACGGCATTAGTTGTTGGCAAGAACATCGACTATGTTAAAATAAAAACTTTCAACCAATATACGGGAGCTCCGGTTTCTGTTGTTTTAGCGAAAGCCCTAATCTCGAAGCATTTCAAAGCTGAAGGACAGCAGGTTTCTTTCCAAGATTACAAACTTGGCGATAAAGTCATCCCTTGGGAAGTTGCTGCAGAGTTCAAAGGTGAGGAATTAGCAGGATTACGCTATCATCAGTTAATGCCTTACATCACTTCAGATGAATTGATGGACAAAGCATTCCGCGTGATTATCGGCGATTTCGTGACTACGGAGGACGGTACAGGTATCGTGCATGCGGCTCCAACCTATGGTGGAGATGACTTTAAAGTTGCGCGTGAAAACGGCGTACCGGCAATTTTGGTAAAAGACGAAAACGGTAAAGATGTTCCAACAGTAGACCGTACCGGTCGTTTTGTGAAAGAGATTACTGATTTCGCAGGACGTTTTGTGAAAGAGGAATACTACTCTGCCGAAGAGCGCGCAGATAAGGATTTCCGTCCGACCGATGTATTGATCGCTATCAAACTAAAAGAAGAGAACAAAGCGTTTGACGTTAAGAAATACGAACACACCTACCCACACTGTTGGCGTACGGACAAACCGGTATTATACTATCCATTAGATAGCTGGTTTATCCGCACAACAGCGTTGAAAGACGAGTTGGTAGCCTTAAATAAAACAATCAACTGGAAACCTGAAGCTACAGGTTCAGGCCGTTTTGGAAACTGGCTTGAAAACCTCGTAGACTGGAACCTTTCGCGTTCTCGCTACTGGGGTACTCCGCTTCCAATCTGGCGTTCAGAAGACGAAAACGAGGAAATCTGTGTGGGCTCGATGCCAGAATTAAAAGCATTATTAGAAGCTGCCGTTCAATCAGACGCCTTAACAGCAGAAGAAAAAGCAGTGAATCAGTCTTATCTGGATAAGTTCGGAACAGATCAGCTAGATCTTCACCGTCCGTATGTAGATGATATCATCTTGGTATCTGAGGGTGGTCAGAAGCTTTATCGCGAGCCTGATTTGATTGACGTTTGGTTCGATTCGGGCGCCATGCCATATGCGCAATGGGGCTTAGACTACGATAAATTAGAGCGCGGCGAAGCATTACCATTCAAAGAAGAATACTTCTCTGCATTCCCGGCAGATTTTATTGCTGAGGGCGTAGATCAAACACGTGGTTGGTTCTTCACCTTGCATGCCATCTCTACGATGGTTCGCGGTTCTGTAGCCTTCAAAAACGTTGTTTCTAACGGTCTGGTATTAGACAAGAATGGTAACAAGATGTCCAAACGTTTGGGCAATGGTGTGGATCCGTTTGCAACGATTGAAAAATACTCCGCTGATGCGACGCGTTGGTATATGATCAGCAATGCTGCACCATGGGATAACTTGAAATTTAACGAAGAAGGCTTAGACGAAGTTCGTCGTAAGTTCTTCGGTACATTATACAACACCTATGCTTTCTTCGCTCTTTATGCGAATATCGACAAGTTCAGCTATGCAGAGCCAGACATCGCTATTGACGAGCGTCCGGAAATCGATAGATGGATTATCTCCTTGTTGAATAGCTTGAGCAAAGAGGTGGATGAATATTACGCGGACTACGAACCGACGAAGGCTGCACGTGCAATCCAGAATTTTGTGGATGAGCATTTGAGTAACTGGTATGTTCGCCTATGTCGCCGTCGTTTCTGGAAAGGTGAATACTCAACGGATAAGATTTCGGCCTACCAAACGCTATATACCTGTTTGGATACGATCGCGAAATTGATCTCTCCGATCTCTCCGTTCTTTGCCGATCAATTGTATTTAGATTTAAATGCAGCAACCAACAAAGAGCAGTTTGAATCGGTACACTTGGCAGACTTTCCTGTTTACCACAGTGAATTAGTCGACAAGGCATTGGAAGAACGCATGGCATTGGCGCAGGATATCTCTTCTTTAGCGTTATCATTGCGTAAGAAGTCGGGCATCAATGTTCGTCAACCCTTAAGCAAAATCATGGTTCCAGTGTTAGACAGTTCTTTCCAAGAGAAGGTAGAGAAGGTAAAAGATTTGATACTCTCGGAAACCAACATCAAGGATATTGAGTTTATTACCGATACAACGGGTATCATCAAAAAGAAAATCAAGCCTAATTTCAAGGTGCTGGGAGCGAAAGTTGGTAAAGACATGAAAACTGTTGCAGCCGCGATTCAGGCGATGAGTGCTGAGCAGATTAGCGAGCTTGAAATAAATGGAAATATTGCGTTAACTGGCACGGAATATGTTATTAGCAGTGCAGATGTCGAAATCATCGCAGAGGATGTTGAGGGGTGGCAGGTGGCCAATTTAGGTCGTTTAACAGTGGCGTTAGACGTTCATATCACACCGGAGTTGAAAGACGAAGGTTTGGCTCGCGAACTAATTAACCGCATTCAAAACTTGCGTAAAGACAAGGGATTTGAAGTTACCGACCGTATTGCAGTTACCTTAAGTCAAAATACTGAAATTCAACAAGCTGTAGACAATAATTTCTCGTATATTTGTACGGAAATTTTGGCTGACACCCTTAAAATCGATAATTCGCTGGCAATAGGGGAACCTATTGAAATCGATGGTAAGAATTTATTGCTATTAATCGAAAAAATTTAA
- a CDS encoding iron-sulfur cluster assembly accessory protein, which yields MASDNLTAVAPVTLTEGALKELKKLIDQQEISEDFGLRVGVEGGGCSGMSYILGFDQKKEGDTEYEIHGIRLFMNKAHGLYLAGMEIDFKNGLDARGFTFNNPNATSTCGCGSSFSA from the coding sequence ATGGCATCAGATAATTTAACAGCAGTAGCGCCAGTAACGCTTACGGAAGGGGCGCTAAAAGAACTAAAAAAGTTGATCGACCAACAAGAAATTAGTGAAGATTTCGGACTTCGTGTTGGCGTTGAAGGTGGTGGCTGTTCGGGAATGAGCTATATATTAGGCTTCGACCAAAAGAAAGAAGGCGACACCGAATATGAAATCCATGGCATCCGTTTGTTTATGAACAAAGCACATGGTCTATACCTTGCCGGTATGGAAATCGACTTTAAAAACGGTCTAGACGCAAGAGGATTTACATTCAATAACCCCAATGCAACCAGCACTTGCGGATGCGGAAGCAGCTTCTCTGCGTAA
- the glyA gene encoding serine hydroxymethyltransferase yields the protein MERDQSIFNLINEELKRQEEGIELIASENFVSKQVMEAAGSVLTNKYAEGLPGKRYYGGCEVVDKIETIAIDRAKELFGAEWVNVQPHSGAQANAAVFLAILKPGDKILGFDLSHGGHLTHGSPANFSGKLYQPLFYGVKEDTGLIDYEKLEETARAEKPKVIICGASAYSRDWDYARIRKVADEIGALVVADISHPAGLIARGLLNDPIPHCHIVTTTTHKTLRGPRGGMIMVGKDFENPWGIKTPKGEIRTITQLLDLAVFPGTQGGPLEHTIAAKAIAYGEALSDDYLTYIKQVKQNAATLAQFFVEKDYKIISGGTDNHLMLVDLRNKDISGKEAEAVLGLAGITTNKNMVPFDTRSPFVTSGVRFGTAAITTRGIGETEIVQIGELIDEALTSRNDEAALNRIHGKVKEMMAQFPLYK from the coding sequence ATGGAAAGAGATCAATCCATTTTTAATCTTATCAACGAGGAACTTAAACGCCAAGAAGAAGGTATTGAGTTAATCGCGTCGGAAAACTTTGTAAGTAAGCAGGTTATGGAAGCTGCTGGTTCAGTATTAACGAACAAATATGCGGAAGGACTTCCAGGAAAACGTTACTATGGTGGTTGTGAAGTTGTCGATAAAATCGAGACTATCGCAATCGATCGCGCTAAAGAATTATTTGGTGCTGAATGGGTAAACGTTCAACCACACTCAGGAGCGCAAGCGAATGCGGCCGTATTCTTAGCAATCTTGAAACCTGGCGATAAGATTTTAGGATTCGACCTTTCTCATGGTGGTCACTTAACGCATGGTTCTCCAGCAAACTTCTCCGGTAAACTTTACCAACCTTTATTCTACGGAGTAAAAGAAGATACTGGATTAATCGATTACGAAAAATTAGAAGAAACTGCGCGCGCAGAAAAACCAAAGGTTATCATCTGTGGTGCGTCAGCATATTCTCGCGATTGGGATTACGCTCGTATCCGTAAGGTAGCTGATGAAATCGGTGCACTGGTTGTTGCTGATATTTCACACCCTGCAGGTTTAATCGCTCGCGGACTATTGAACGATCCAATTCCTCACTGTCATATCGTGACGACTACAACGCACAAGACTTTACGTGGTCCTCGTGGTGGTATGATCATGGTAGGTAAGGACTTCGAAAACCCTTGGGGCATCAAAACTCCAAAAGGTGAGATCCGTACAATTACACAGTTATTAGACTTAGCGGTATTCCCAGGTACGCAAGGTGGTCCATTGGAGCATACGATTGCTGCGAAAGCTATTGCTTATGGTGAAGCGCTTTCTGATGACTATTTGACATACATCAAACAAGTAAAACAAAATGCTGCAACATTAGCGCAGTTCTTTGTAGAGAAAGATTACAAGATTATCTCTGGCGGAACAGACAACCACTTGATGTTGGTTGACCTACGCAATAAAGATATTTCGGGTAAAGAGGCAGAAGCTGTATTGGGCTTAGCTGGTATTACGACGAACAAAAACATGGTTCCATTCGATACACGTTCGCCGTTTGTTACATCGGGTGTTCGTTTCGGAACAGCTGCTATCACGACTCGTGGTATCGGTGAGACTGAAATTGTACAGATTGGTGAACTTATCGATGAGGCCCTAACTAGTAGAAACGATGAAGCTGCGCTAAATCGTATACATGGAAAGGTTAAAGAGATGATGGCTCAATTCCCTTTATATAAATAG
- a CDS encoding RNA polymerase sigma factor, producing the protein MKLLNKKSDQQLVQAYVKGEERAIQVLLERYKTKIYTSIYHQVKDQYLAEDIFQETFIKVINTLKAGRYNDEGKFLPWVMRIAHNMVIDHFRREKRAPNIVNNDGFDIFEVLQFSDDSVETKMLKTQRDIDLKKIIQLLPDDQKEVLIMRLFCDMSFKDIADITEVSINTALGRMRYALTNLRKMIEENNLMFQLN; encoded by the coding sequence ATGAAACTATTGAATAAGAAGAGTGACCAACAATTGGTTCAAGCGTACGTTAAAGGCGAAGAAAGAGCAATACAGGTTTTATTAGAACGATATAAAACTAAAATCTATACCTCTATTTACCACCAGGTAAAGGATCAATACCTTGCAGAGGATATCTTTCAAGAGACTTTTATTAAAGTGATCAATACCTTAAAGGCTGGTCGCTACAATGATGAAGGTAAATTCTTGCCTTGGGTGATGCGTATTGCACATAATATGGTGATCGACCATTTCCGCCGCGAGAAAAGAGCCCCTAATATTGTCAATAACGATGGATTCGATATCTTCGAGGTCCTGCAGTTTTCGGATGATAGCGTGGAGACCAAAATGCTGAAAACCCAGCGGGACATTGATCTCAAGAAAATCATACAATTGCTTCCTGATGATCAGAAAGAGGTGTTAATTATGCGCCTGTTCTGTGATATGAGCTTCAAAGATATCGCCGATATCACCGAAGTAAGCATCAATACCGCCTTAGGCAGAATGCGCTACGCATTAACCAACCTACGAAAAATGATCGAAGAGAATAATTTGATGTTTCAATTGAATTAG
- a CDS encoding zinc metallopeptidase: MYWIIFIGIMLVSWIVQFRFKSKFKKYSEMPLSSGLSGAEIAQKMLNENGINDVQIISVEGQLTDHYNPGNRTVNLSPEVYHGRSVAAAAVAAHECGHAVQHATAYNWLQFRSAMVPMVSVASRLTSWVLLIGVMMLAFSGNYIVLAVGVGALFLTTLFSFITLPVEFDASARALAWLDRSGVTHNTAEHDGAKDALKWAAMTYVVAALSALVTLLYYASILFGRRD; this comes from the coding sequence ATGTACTGGATTATTTTTATTGGAATTATGTTGGTGAGCTGGATAGTCCAGTTCCGTTTCAAGAGTAAGTTTAAGAAGTATTCGGAGATGCCGTTATCGTCGGGATTATCTGGTGCGGAGATCGCGCAAAAGATGTTGAACGAGAATGGTATCAACGATGTGCAGATTATTTCTGTGGAAGGTCAATTAACTGACCACTATAATCCGGGAAATAGAACGGTTAACTTAAGTCCTGAGGTTTATCATGGACGTTCTGTTGCTGCGGCAGCGGTTGCTGCACACGAGTGTGGACATGCCGTGCAACACGCGACAGCCTATAACTGGTTACAGTTCCGTTCGGCAATGGTGCCAATGGTAAGCGTGGCTTCGCGCCTGACTTCATGGGTGTTATTGATCGGTGTGATGATGTTGGCATTTTCAGGTAATTACATTGTGCTTGCCGTTGGGGTAGGAGCATTGTTCTTAACGACGCTATTTAGTTTTATTACACTTCCGGTAGAGTTTGATGCTTCCGCAAGAGCTTTAGCGTGGTTGGATCGTTCGGGTGTAACGCACAATACTGCAGAGCATGATGGCGCAAAAGATGCATTAAAATGGGCAGCGATGACCTATGTGGTGGCAGCTTTGTCAGCTTTAGTGACTCTGTTGTACTACGCTTCAATTTTGTTCGGAAGAAGAGACTAA
- the ffh gene encoding signal recognition particle protein produces MFSNLQDKLDRAFKVLKGQGNITEINVAETMKEIRKALLDADVNYKTAKTFTDDVKQKALGQNVLTSISPGQLLTKIMNDELTELMGGTVTELEITKNPTVILIAGLNGAGKTTFSGKLANFLKTQKNKKPLLVAGDVYRPAAIDQLEVLGQQVGVPVFVNRESTDPIGIAVAGVEEAKRNGHNVVIIDTAGRLAIDEALMQEITAVKDATQPHEILFVVDSMTGQDAVNTAKAFNDRLDFTGVVLTKLDGDTRGGAALSIKSVVNKPIKFIGTGEKMEALDVFHPDRMASRILGMGDVVSLVERAQQQFDEKQAAELQKKIRKNKFDFNDFKSQIQQIKKMGNMKDLMGMIPGVGKAIKDVEIDDDAFKPIEAIIDSMTPFERENPDAIDQRRRMRIAKGSGTDVNEVNKLMKQFGDMRKVMKQMSNPAMAAKMMRNMPKMPGKPF; encoded by the coding sequence ATGTTTTCAAATCTACAGGATAAACTAGACAGAGCCTTTAAAGTACTTAAAGGGCAAGGTAATATTACGGAAATTAACGTAGCAGAGACGATGAAGGAAATTCGCAAGGCATTATTGGATGCCGATGTGAATTACAAGACTGCTAAGACTTTTACAGATGACGTTAAACAAAAGGCTTTAGGGCAAAACGTATTAACGAGTATCTCGCCGGGTCAGTTATTGACGAAGATCATGAACGACGAGCTGACCGAATTAATGGGCGGTACAGTTACGGAGCTTGAGATTACAAAGAATCCTACTGTCATTTTGATCGCTGGTTTGAACGGTGCGGGTAAAACAACCTTCTCCGGGAAATTGGCGAACTTCCTGAAAACGCAGAAGAACAAGAAACCTTTATTAGTTGCGGGCGACGTTTATCGTCCTGCCGCTATCGACCAATTGGAGGTGTTAGGCCAACAAGTTGGCGTTCCGGTTTTTGTGAATAGAGAATCTACCGATCCAATCGGTATTGCCGTTGCGGGTGTTGAAGAAGCAAAACGCAATGGACATAATGTAGTCATCATCGATACGGCGGGTCGTTTAGCTATTGACGAAGCGTTAATGCAAGAGATCACAGCGGTTAAGGATGCTACACAACCTCATGAGATTTTATTCGTTGTTGACTCGATGACGGGTCAGGATGCGGTGAATACAGCTAAAGCATTTAACGATCGCTTAGACTTTACGGGTGTTGTATTAACAAAATTAGACGGTGATACGCGTGGTGGTGCTGCGCTTTCGATTAAGTCGGTTGTTAACAAGCCTATTAAGTTTATCGGTACGGGTGAGAAGATGGAAGCATTGGATGTTTTCCACCCAGATCGTATGGCTTCTCGTATTTTAGGGATGGGTGACGTTGTTTCCCTTGTGGAGCGCGCTCAACAGCAATTTGACGAGAAACAAGCAGCTGAGTTACAAAAGAAAATCCGTAAGAATAAATTTGACTTCAACGACTTCAAGTCTCAGATTCAACAGATCAAGAAGATGGGTAATATGAAGGATTTGATGGGAATGATTCCTGGAGTTGGTAAAGCGATCAAAGATGTAGAGATTGATGATGATGCCTTCAAACCTATTGAGGCGATCATCGATTCAATGACTCCTTTTGAGCGTGAAAATCCGGATGCAATCGATCAACGCAGAAGAATGCGTATTGCGAAAGGTTCCGGAACAGACGTTAATGAGGTTAACAAGTTGATGAAGCAATTTGGCGATATGCGTAAGGTGATGAAACAAATGTCGAACCCTGCTATGGCTGCCAAAATGATGAGAAACATGCCTAAGATGCCTGGAAAGCCATTCTAG
- a CDS encoding NADH-quinone oxidoreductase subunit A yields the protein MDDPAQISEYGKILLMAIVGMLLVCATIFLAFVLSPKNPNPVKLSTYECGEESVGTSWIQFNPRFYVIALIFLLFDVELIFIFPWATVFGNADFIVADARWGWFTLIEMAIFIGILIVGLIYVWKSGDISWIKPQHKTPSVAVNIPSAAYDKLNQQTYAVRDYKEPLIEEVETVVSTTAAAPKIGFKPKFKKPSSES from the coding sequence ATGGACGACCCCGCACAGATATCGGAATATGGCAAAATCCTACTCATGGCAATAGTAGGGATGCTATTGGTATGTGCTACAATCTTTCTGGCGTTCGTCCTTTCGCCTAAAAACCCTAATCCCGTAAAATTAAGTACCTACGAATGTGGAGAGGAAAGTGTTGGAACTTCCTGGATTCAGTTCAATCCTCGTTTCTACGTCATTGCGCTCATCTTTTTGCTTTTTGATGTGGAGCTGATCTTCATATTTCCTTGGGCTACCGTGTTTGGCAATGCGGACTTTATTGTTGCCGATGCACGTTGGGGCTGGTTTACTTTGATCGAGATGGCCATCTTTATTGGTATCTTAATCGTAGGCTTAATCTACGTATGGAAGAGTGGGGATATCAGCTGGATCAAGCCACAGCATAAAACGCCGAGCGTTGCTGTTAATATCCCAAGTGCTGCCTACGACAAGCTGAATCAGCAAACTTATGCTGTGAGGGATTATAAAGAGCCTTTAATTGAAGAAGTAGAAACCGTTGTGAGCACTACAGCTGCAGCGCCTAAAATAGGATTTAAACCTAAATTCAAGAAACCAAGTTCAGAATCATGA
- a CDS encoding NADH-quinone oxidoreductase subunit B: MSLDQRLQQNNGVIIAKMDDLLNWARLSSMWPISFGIACCAIEMMGAMAATYDLDRLGVFPRPSPRQSDVMIIAGTVTFKMADRIRKLYEQMPDPKYVISMGSCSNCGGPYWQHGYHVVKGVDKIIPVDVYVQGCPPRPEALIGAFLELQKKIDEQSLLKGDIFPVAVEQ, translated from the coding sequence ATGAGTCTAGACCAACGTCTGCAACAAAATAATGGCGTCATTATCGCTAAGATGGATGATCTATTGAATTGGGCCAGGTTGTCATCCATGTGGCCTATCAGTTTCGGTATTGCATGCTGTGCAATCGAAATGATGGGGGCTATGGCGGCTACTTATGATTTAGACCGCTTAGGCGTTTTTCCACGCCCTTCGCCTAGACAGTCGGATGTGATGATTATCGCAGGAACCGTAACGTTCAAGATGGCAGATCGCATTAGGAAGCTTTATGAGCAGATGCCCGATCCGAAGTATGTGATTTCGATGGGTTCTTGCTCTAACTGTGGAGGACCTTACTGGCAGCATGGTTATCATGTGGTTAAAGGTGTGGATAAGATTATTCCTGTTGATGTGTATGTGCAGGGCTGTCCGCCTAGACCGGAGGCTTTGATTGGAGCGTTCTTAGAATTACAAAAGAAAATTGATGAACAGTCTTTACTGAAAGGGGATATTTTTCCCGTGGCAGTAGAGCAATAG
- a CDS encoding 5-(carboxyamino)imidazole ribonucleotide synthase: protein MAKDFYGDLRLGILGGGQLGRMLIQEAINFNVNIHVLDPDPNAPCKRLCNQFEVGSLADYDTVYNFGKDLDMITIEIEKVNVDALEALESEGVIVYPQARVIRLIQDKGLQKQFFKQNDIPTSAFQFISNKDGLAQSHIPLPFIQKLRKDGYDGKGVKRINSSADFETAFEEPSIVEELVDFEKEIAVIVARNDRGDISTFPMVEMEFNPQANLVEFLISPSTYSADIQERAEQIAKKIANDLQIVGLLAVEMFLTKEGEILVNELAPRPHNSGHQTIEGNYVSQFGQHLRAIFNLPLANTGARGNAIMINLLGEEGYEGLAEYEGLEEALAIDGVYIHLYGKKYTKPFRKMGHVTIVHEDRATAIDNARKVQNLIKVIA from the coding sequence ATGGCAAAAGATTTTTATGGGGATTTACGCTTAGGGATTCTAGGTGGCGGACAATTGGGCCGTATGTTGATCCAAGAAGCAATAAATTTTAATGTAAACATCCATGTGCTAGATCCAGATCCTAATGCACCATGTAAGCGTCTTTGCAACCAATTTGAGGTTGGTTCGCTAGCTGACTATGATACTGTGTACAACTTCGGTAAGGATTTGGACATGATTACAATAGAGATCGAGAAAGTTAATGTTGATGCCCTAGAGGCATTGGAATCGGAAGGAGTGATTGTTTATCCGCAAGCGCGTGTAATCCGTTTGATCCAAGATAAGGGATTACAGAAGCAGTTCTTCAAACAGAACGATATCCCGACCTCAGCATTTCAGTTTATATCGAATAAAGATGGCTTAGCGCAATCACATATTCCTCTGCCTTTTATCCAAAAGCTTAGAAAAGATGGATATGACGGAAAAGGCGTAAAGAGAATCAACTCTTCCGCTGATTTTGAAACTGCATTCGAGGAGCCAAGCATCGTAGAAGAGCTGGTTGACTTCGAAAAGGAGATCGCTGTGATTGTTGCTAGAAACGACCGTGGTGATATTTCTACCTTTCCAATGGTGGAGATGGAGTTCAACCCGCAAGCTAATCTCGTGGAGTTCTTGATTTCACCGTCGACTTATTCGGCAGATATCCAGGAAAGGGCAGAGCAAATCGCGAAGAAAATTGCTAATGATTTACAGATTGTCGGCTTGTTAGCTGTAGAGATGTTCTTGACGAAAGAAGGAGAGATTCTTGTGAATGAACTAGCGCCAAGACCTCACAACTCGGGACACCAAACGATTGAAGGGAACTATGTTTCTCAATTCGGGCAGCACTTGCGTGCAATCTTCAATCTTCCTTTAGCCAATACAGGTGCTCGAGGAAATGCCATCATGATTAATCTTCTAGGTGAAGAGGGCTACGAGGGGTTGGCAGAATATGAAGGATTGGAAGAGGCATTGGCAATCGACGGAGTCTATATTCACTTATACGGTAAGAAATATACTAAACCTTTCCGTAAGATGGGACACGTGACGATTGTGCATGAAGATCGTGCAACGGCCATTGATAATGCTCGTAAAGTTCAGAATTTAATTAAAGTTATTGCTTAA
- the purE gene encoding 5-(carboxyamino)imidazole ribonucleotide mutase, translated as MSNPKIGIIMGSKSDLPVMQDAVEVLKYLGVDAEVTIVSAHRTPKRMFDYAEQAASRGLKVIIAGAGGAAHLPGMVASITHLPVIGVPVKSSNSIDGWDSVLSILQMPNGIPVATVALNAAKNAGILAAQILGTQDDTVAQALIKFKEELRDKVEETAREVEQLKF; from the coding sequence ATGAGTAATCCAAAGATTGGTATTATCATGGGCAGCAAGTCGGACTTGCCTGTGATGCAAGATGCGGTTGAAGTATTAAAATATTTAGGAGTAGATGCTGAAGTAACGATTGTATCGGCACATCGTACGCCAAAGCGTATGTTTGATTATGCGGAACAAGCAGCGAGTAGAGGCCTTAAAGTTATTATTGCTGGAGCTGGCGGTGCTGCACATCTGCCAGGTATGGTGGCTTCGATTACACACCTTCCAGTTATTGGTGTACCGGTAAAATCATCAAATTCTATTGATGGCTGGGACTCGGTGTTATCTATCCTTCAAATGCCCAACGGTATCCCTGTTGCGACAGTTGCTTTGAATGCTGCAAAGAATGCAGGTATTCTTGCCGCACAGATATTAGGAACGCAGGACGACACAGTTGCGCAGGCGCTCATTAAGTTTAAAGAAGAGTTGAGAGATAAAGTCGAGGAGACTGCGAGGGAAGTAGAACAATTAAAATTTTAA